A portion of the Longimicrobium terrae genome contains these proteins:
- a CDS encoding 2Fe-2S iron-sulfur cluster-binding protein, whose product MNHEMDENAASGLTPDEEALLDQMPWLEEAGISRRAFVGHAIAGGLGLFATDLLEVEKAFASLAPSPGAVYAGQAMENIVRVLLNINGEAKPLEIDSRVVLLDALRERLQLTGTKKGCDQGQCGACTVIVDGKRVLSCLTLAASVEGKQIRTIEGLAEGDELHPMQAAFIKYDGFQCGYCTPGQICSAVALLDEARRGDVSHVTEDVSASTTRLSDDEIRERMSGNICRCGAYPKIVAAIQEVHSGRETQHTWAIVDETRLAMVRREIADETV is encoded by the coding sequence ATGAACCACGAGATGGACGAGAACGCGGCATCCGGGCTGACGCCCGACGAGGAGGCGCTGCTGGACCAGATGCCCTGGCTGGAAGAAGCCGGCATCTCCCGCCGCGCCTTCGTGGGGCACGCCATCGCGGGCGGCCTGGGGCTGTTCGCCACGGACCTGCTGGAAGTGGAAAAAGCGTTCGCCTCGCTGGCCCCCTCGCCCGGCGCCGTGTACGCGGGGCAGGCGATGGAGAACATCGTCCGCGTCCTGCTGAACATCAACGGCGAAGCCAAGCCGCTGGAGATCGACTCGCGCGTCGTGCTGCTGGACGCCCTGCGCGAGCGGCTGCAGCTCACCGGCACCAAGAAGGGGTGCGACCAGGGCCAGTGCGGCGCCTGCACAGTCATCGTGGACGGAAAGCGCGTGCTCTCGTGCCTGACGCTGGCCGCCAGCGTGGAGGGAAAGCAGATCAGGACCATCGAAGGGCTGGCGGAGGGCGATGAACTGCACCCCATGCAGGCCGCCTTCATCAAGTACGACGGATTCCAGTGCGGATACTGCACGCCGGGGCAGATCTGCTCCGCCGTGGCCCTGCTGGACGAGGCGCGCCGCGGCGACGTGAGCCACGTGACGGAAGACGTGTCCGCCAGCACCACCCGCCTGAGCGACGACGAAATCCGCGAGCGGATGAGCGGCAACATCTGCCGCTGCGGCGCCTATCCCAAGATCGTGGCCGCGATCCAGGAAGTGCATTCCGGCCGTGAGACGCAGCACACCTGGGCGATCGTGGACGAAACCAGGCTGGCCATGGTGAGACGGGAAATCGCCGATGAGACCGTTTAA
- a CDS encoding Ig-like domain-containing protein, whose amino-acid sequence MKATIFGRIVFPVLLLSAACGDVSSPVPATEETTPGDAAGDVLSIVSGNAQLGEPGAPLAEPVVVRVTRAGLPVAGARVRWSLTGGGRLAGDATTDANGFARAAWTLGDAPESSSLTVSHGEAFSSFFAFPRIGVTRTDIKLVRVAGDAQTGTAGALLGQPLVVKVMSGRTGAMAGVKVRWTVEGGGRIASDSAFSAADGTVKARWTLGTAGGSQSVSASAEGVLPIAFVATAIPTTGEPVTLVRVSGDGQGARVGMQLAAQLVVRATNGGGTPLSGVQVTWSVRTGGGSISPATITTDGTGQAYARWTMGPASGPATAAATVAGAQEVTFNATALPDSRVSALVKVLGDGQAECPGCGLREGIRVMAVDGEGNPVPNAPITWTPSAGTISYSTTVTDATGTAGAGWTLGTTPGVQTLTASSGQVSTAFTATASLGGDGVVASIGFSVGNTGLEPGQSGYARATALDTRGLAVPSAVLTWSTDVPGIIEFTVTPVGSYTGRATFRALKYGEVRLTASAGGQSNTILIRVRPDPNNGGGGGSAVRGATDSDAP is encoded by the coding sequence ATGAAGGCTACGATCTTCGGCAGGATCGTGTTCCCGGTTCTGCTGCTGTCCGCCGCCTGCGGCGACGTGTCCTCGCCCGTGCCCGCGACCGAGGAAACCACGCCCGGCGACGCGGCTGGCGACGTTCTCTCCATCGTGAGCGGAAACGCCCAGCTCGGCGAACCCGGCGCGCCGCTGGCCGAGCCCGTGGTCGTCCGCGTCACCCGCGCGGGGCTCCCCGTGGCCGGTGCACGCGTGCGCTGGTCGCTCACGGGCGGCGGCAGGCTGGCCGGCGACGCCACGACCGACGCGAACGGATTTGCCCGCGCGGCCTGGACCCTGGGCGACGCGCCGGAATCCAGCTCGCTCACCGTCTCTCACGGCGAGGCGTTCTCGTCCTTTTTCGCCTTTCCGCGAATCGGAGTGACACGCACGGACATCAAGCTGGTCCGCGTGGCGGGAGACGCACAGACGGGAACGGCGGGCGCACTCCTGGGCCAGCCGCTGGTGGTGAAGGTGATGTCCGGCCGCACCGGAGCCATGGCCGGCGTCAAGGTCCGCTGGACGGTGGAAGGCGGAGGCCGCATCGCGAGCGACTCCGCCTTTTCCGCCGCGGATGGCACCGTCAAGGCACGGTGGACCCTGGGGACGGCGGGCGGCAGCCAGTCCGTGTCGGCCAGTGCGGAGGGGGTGCTGCCAATCGCCTTCGTGGCCACGGCCATCCCCACCACCGGCGAGCCGGTGACGCTGGTCCGCGTCTCGGGCGACGGACAGGGCGCCCGGGTGGGAATGCAGCTTGCCGCGCAGCTGGTGGTTCGGGCGACCAACGGGGGTGGAACGCCGCTGTCCGGCGTGCAGGTAACCTGGAGCGTGCGGACCGGCGGCGGCTCCATCTCCCCCGCCACCATCACCACCGACGGGACGGGACAGGCGTACGCGCGCTGGACCATGGGGCCGGCGAGCGGGCCGGCGACGGCGGCGGCCACCGTGGCGGGCGCGCAGGAAGTCACGTTCAACGCCACCGCCCTCCCCGACAGCCGGGTGTCGGCGCTGGTAAAGGTGCTGGGCGACGGCCAGGCGGAGTGCCCGGGCTGCGGACTGCGGGAAGGGATCCGGGTGATGGCGGTGGACGGGGAAGGAAACCCGGTGCCCAACGCGCCCATCACCTGGACGCCGTCGGCGGGAACCATCTCCTATTCCACCACGGTCACCGACGCCACGGGCACGGCCGGCGCCGGGTGGACGCTGGGAACCACGCCGGGCGTGCAGACGCTTACGGCCTCGTCCGGGCAGGTATCCACCGCGTTTACCGCCACGGCCAGTCTGGGCGGCGACGGCGTGGTGGCCTCCATCGGGTTCAGCGTCGGCAACACCGGCCTGGAGCCGGGCCAGTCCGGCTACGCCAGGGCGACCGCCCTGGACACGCGCGGCCTGGCCGTGCCCTCCGCCGTGCTCACCTGGAGCACCGACGTGCCGGGGATCATCGAGTTCACCGTGACCCCCGTGGGGAGCTACACGGGCCGCGCCACCTTCCGGGCGCTCAAGTACGGTGAGGTGCGCCTTACCGCGTCGGCGGGAGGGCAGAGCAACACCATCCTGATCCGCGTCCGGCCGGACCCCAACAATGGCGGCGGCGGCGGCTCGGCGGTCCGCGGCGCGACGGATTCGGACGCACCCTAG
- a CDS encoding YwqG family protein: protein METGRLDQLIRKYGLDEHRDAILAAATPAVYLRLGEAGQGTPGESRIGGIPDLPDSIAWPADPLLGRLRSFLLQINLADIPAFAENPFPRRGMLYLFADENEDDADQLILYTGDEPVRARQPAADAQFVTDWYDGLVPHRLRLEPGADIPRWATDAFYALAAAIGMEDDEDGLSDMGSELSGGSAGKLLGHVSGIGHDPRQDAYVVREVNPEWRFAYDKRRTLDMAGAANWTNLLELDSDNAVNLLIGDAGYLHVLAHADDLRRGDLSRVWLNMESS, encoded by the coding sequence ATGGAGACGGGACGGCTGGACCAATTGATCCGCAAGTACGGGCTGGACGAACACCGCGACGCCATCCTGGCGGCGGCGACGCCAGCGGTCTACCTGCGGCTGGGCGAGGCGGGGCAGGGCACCCCGGGAGAGAGCCGCATCGGCGGCATCCCCGACCTGCCGGACTCCATCGCGTGGCCGGCCGATCCGTTGCTGGGACGGCTGCGCAGCTTTCTGCTGCAGATCAACCTGGCGGACATTCCGGCGTTCGCGGAAAACCCGTTTCCCCGGCGCGGCATGCTGTACCTGTTCGCGGACGAGAACGAGGATGACGCGGACCAGCTCATCCTCTACACCGGCGACGAGCCCGTGCGCGCCCGCCAGCCCGCGGCCGACGCGCAGTTCGTCACCGACTGGTACGATGGCCTGGTGCCGCACCGCCTGCGGCTGGAACCCGGCGCGGACATCCCCCGCTGGGCCACGGACGCGTTCTACGCCCTTGCCGCCGCGATCGGGATGGAGGACGACGAGGACGGGTTGAGCGACATGGGGAGCGAGCTCTCGGGCGGGAGCGCGGGCAAGCTGCTGGGGCACGTGTCCGGCATCGGCCACGACCCGCGCCAGGACGCGTACGTGGTGCGCGAGGTGAACCCGGAGTGGCGGTTCGCGTACGACAAGCGCCGCACGCTGGACATGGCGGGCGCCGCGAACTGGACCAACCTGCTGGAACTGGATTCCGACAACGCCGTCAACCTGCTGATCGGCGACGCGGGCTACCTGCACGTGCTGGCCCACGCGGACGATCTGCGCCGCGGCGACTTGTCGCGCGTCTGGCTGAACATGGAATCCAGCTGA
- a CDS encoding ABC transporter ATP-binding protein: MREHGRAVALLVGAAWRTDPWRTAGLLLEPLGQLRIPLFAWFLKLLTDGAVRQDTRLLALGAGGIVATRVLWFLGSWTGGWIRNRLAEEVGFVLDREIATLSAELPGLEHHERPDYQDRLELLRQQQGVLGTSLNTLIYTANTVVTGVGTLVALALVSPWLLLLVPFALPAIPSAAAQQRWLRDAEERSGPAGRRARHLQALTVDRAAGMELRVFGLERELLARFRRSATEARGFVLAVRGRAALLDLACDVLFLAGFGGAMALMLWRAGRGQATAGEVVMALYLGQQMMSSVVEPVRRVGSLGETLRAAGRLVWLQDYARAARQALAGTRAPPERLADGIVFDRVSFRYPGTDRWALRDVSFCIPAGSVIALVGENGAGKTTVVKLLSRMYEPTEGRILVDGTDLAEIELDGWRKRLSAAFQDFARFELPARQTVGAGHLPRVDDSAAVQAALERAGAEDVLRALPAGLDTQLGARWEAGVDLSTGQWQRLALGRALMREDPLVVFFDEPTASLDAMAEHALFERYAREARSGSARGAVTVLVSHRFSTVRSADLILVIEDGRVSQLGAHHELMRGDGLYAELYSMQARSYQ, translated from the coding sequence ATGCGTGAGCATGGGCGCGCCGTGGCCCTGCTGGTGGGGGCCGCCTGGCGCACGGACCCGTGGCGGACCGCGGGACTGCTGCTGGAGCCGCTCGGGCAGCTGCGCATTCCCCTCTTCGCCTGGTTCCTCAAGCTGCTGACGGACGGCGCCGTGCGGCAGGACACGCGGCTGCTGGCCCTGGGCGCGGGGGGGATCGTGGCCACCCGGGTGCTGTGGTTCCTGGGATCGTGGACGGGCGGCTGGATCCGCAACCGCCTGGCGGAGGAGGTGGGCTTCGTTCTGGACCGCGAGATCGCCACGCTGAGCGCGGAGCTCCCCGGGCTGGAGCATCACGAGCGGCCGGACTACCAGGACCGGCTGGAGCTTCTGCGCCAGCAGCAGGGAGTGCTGGGCACCTCGCTGAACACGCTGATCTACACGGCCAACACCGTGGTCACGGGCGTGGGGACGCTGGTGGCGCTGGCTCTGGTGAGCCCGTGGCTGCTGCTGCTGGTTCCCTTTGCCCTCCCGGCCATTCCGTCGGCCGCGGCGCAGCAGCGCTGGCTGCGCGACGCGGAAGAGCGCTCCGGGCCGGCGGGGCGGCGCGCCCGCCACCTGCAGGCGCTCACGGTGGACCGCGCGGCCGGGATGGAGCTGCGCGTCTTTGGCCTGGAGCGGGAGCTGCTTGCCCGCTTCCGGCGGAGCGCGACGGAGGCGCGCGGGTTCGTGCTGGCGGTGCGCGGGCGGGCGGCGCTGCTGGACCTGGCCTGCGACGTCCTCTTCCTCGCCGGGTTCGGCGGTGCGATGGCGCTCATGCTGTGGCGCGCGGGCCGCGGCCAGGCGACGGCGGGCGAGGTGGTCATGGCGCTGTACCTGGGCCAGCAGATGATGTCGAGCGTGGTGGAGCCGGTGCGCAGGGTGGGCAGCCTGGGCGAGACGCTGCGCGCGGCGGGGCGGCTGGTGTGGCTGCAGGATTACGCGCGCGCCGCGCGGCAGGCACTGGCCGGGACGCGCGCCCCGCCGGAGCGGCTGGCGGACGGCATCGTCTTCGACCGGGTCTCGTTCCGCTATCCCGGCACGGACCGCTGGGCCCTGCGCGACGTTTCCTTTTGCATCCCCGCGGGCTCCGTGATCGCGCTGGTCGGCGAGAACGGGGCGGGAAAAACGACGGTGGTCAAGCTGCTCAGCCGGATGTACGAGCCCACGGAGGGACGCATTCTGGTGGATGGGACCGATCTGGCGGAGATCGAGCTGGATGGGTGGCGCAAGCGCCTGTCCGCGGCGTTTCAGGACTTCGCCCGGTTCGAGCTTCCCGCGCGGCAGACGGTGGGGGCGGGGCACCTGCCGCGGGTGGACGATTCCGCGGCGGTGCAGGCCGCGCTGGAGCGCGCGGGCGCCGAAGACGTGCTGCGCGCGCTCCCCGCGGGGCTGGACACGCAGCTGGGCGCGCGGTGGGAGGCGGGCGTGGATCTCTCCACCGGGCAGTGGCAGCGTCTGGCGCTGGGGCGCGCCCTCATGCGCGAGGACCCGCTGGTCGTCTTCTTCGACGAACCGACGGCCAGCCTGGACGCGATGGCGGAGCATGCCCTCTTTGAGCGCTACGCCCGGGAGGCCCGCTCCGGCTCGGCACGCGGCGCGGTGACCGTGCTGGTTTCGCACCGCTTCAGCACCGTGCGCTCGGCGGACCTGATCCTGGTGATCGAGGACGGCCGCGTTTCGCAGCTTGGCGCCCACCACGAACTCATGCGCGGAGACGGGCTGTACGCCGAGCTTTACTCGATGCAGGCGCGCTCGTACCAGTGA
- a CDS encoding ATP-binding cassette domain-containing protein, producing the protein MSGARLTGTARWRAFLGLLARAGRMRVAAFGVLALLTGLLPTAAILAAGALARAIPAVVEYGGGSSQAEPAVRALAALLACLVGISACGAALGHLSRVLDAAFSLEVHHEVAEVMLGAPGLAPLEDPAVGDHLQAVQDAERRRVLRLAATSLASVVTTRLRGAGAFAVLLGFRWWAPLLLLGAWHLTNRLYLRVTENGISFDLGDGAVRLRRAEYLRSLAVDSPAAKEVRLFGLGGWVVGRYGDAWMEALSLLWQSRRASRGLTAATALALAVAHAAVLAALVRAAASGEVPMAALLVFVQAVIATSDLGMLDDWQWYLAQSLGVAGHVEALRARVPAAVPPPERTEAKPRGQVAVRLENVRFTYRGRARPTLDGLTLDIPAGQSLAIVGENGAGKSTLVKLLCGLYEPDAGRVTLDGGAAPRDGRGRIGAIFQDFIRYPLPLRENVGFGHLPSLSDSSLLEGALRDAGGGRLPARLPRGWDTVLSREFEGGADLSGGQWQRIALARALTAVRGGAGLLILDEPTAALDVRAETELFERFMELTRGVTTILVSHRLSSVRHADRIVVIDGGRVVEDGTHTGLMAAGGLYARMYALQADRFARAGEEMADA; encoded by the coding sequence GTGAGCGGCGCGCGGCTCACCGGAACGGCGCGCTGGCGTGCGTTCCTGGGCCTGCTGGCGCGCGCGGGGCGCATGCGCGTGGCGGCCTTCGGCGTGCTGGCGCTGCTGACGGGGCTGCTTCCCACCGCCGCCATCCTTGCGGCCGGGGCGCTGGCGCGTGCAATCCCCGCCGTGGTGGAGTACGGCGGAGGTTCCTCCCAGGCAGAGCCCGCCGTACGCGCGCTGGCGGCGCTGCTGGCCTGCCTCGTGGGCATCTCGGCGTGCGGCGCGGCGCTGGGGCACCTGTCGCGGGTGCTGGACGCGGCGTTCTCGCTGGAGGTGCACCATGAGGTCGCCGAGGTGATGCTGGGCGCTCCGGGGCTCGCGCCGCTGGAGGACCCCGCCGTGGGCGACCACCTGCAGGCGGTGCAGGATGCCGAGCGGCGGCGGGTGCTGCGCCTGGCGGCCACCTCGCTGGCGAGCGTTGTCACTACGCGGCTGCGCGGTGCGGGCGCGTTCGCCGTGCTGCTGGGGTTCCGCTGGTGGGCGCCGCTGCTTCTGCTGGGGGCGTGGCACCTGACCAACCGGCTGTACCTGCGGGTGACGGAGAACGGAATCAGCTTCGACCTGGGGGACGGCGCCGTGCGGCTGCGGCGGGCGGAGTACCTCCGCTCGCTGGCCGTGGATTCGCCGGCCGCCAAGGAGGTGCGCCTCTTCGGCCTGGGCGGGTGGGTGGTGGGCCGCTACGGCGATGCCTGGATGGAGGCGCTGTCCCTGCTCTGGCAAAGCCGCCGGGCCAGCCGGGGGCTCACGGCCGCCACCGCGCTGGCGCTGGCCGTGGCCCACGCCGCGGTGCTGGCGGCGCTGGTCCGCGCCGCGGCCTCCGGCGAGGTGCCCATGGCGGCGCTGCTGGTGTTCGTGCAGGCGGTCATCGCCACCAGCGATCTGGGGATGCTGGACGACTGGCAGTGGTATCTGGCCCAGTCGCTGGGGGTGGCGGGGCACGTGGAGGCACTGCGCGCGCGGGTCCCCGCCGCGGTTCCGCCGCCGGAGCGGACGGAGGCGAAGCCGCGGGGCCAGGTGGCGGTGCGGCTGGAGAACGTCCGCTTCACCTACCGGGGGCGCGCGCGTCCCACGCTGGACGGGCTCACGCTCGACATTCCCGCGGGGCAGTCGCTGGCCATCGTGGGGGAGAACGGGGCGGGGAAGAGCACCTTGGTCAAGCTGCTGTGCGGGCTGTACGAGCCCGACGCGGGGCGGGTGACGCTGGACGGGGGCGCCGCGCCGCGCGACGGGCGCGGGCGCATCGGCGCCATCTTTCAGGACTTCATCCGCTACCCGCTCCCCCTGCGCGAGAACGTGGGGTTCGGGCACCTGCCGTCCCTGTCGGATTCTTCCCTGCTGGAGGGGGCGCTGCGCGACGCGGGCGGAGGCAGGCTTCCCGCGCGGCTGCCGCGGGGGTGGGACACGGTGCTTTCCCGCGAGTTCGAGGGAGGCGCGGACCTGTCCGGGGGGCAGTGGCAGCGCATCGCCCTGGCGCGCGCGCTCACCGCCGTGCGCGGCGGCGCGGGGCTGCTCATTCTGGATGAACCGACGGCGGCGCTGGACGTGCGCGCGGAGACGGAGCTGTTCGAGCGCTTCATGGAATTGACCCGCGGCGTGACGACGATCCTGGTTTCGCACCGGCTTTCCAGCGTGCGCCACGCGGACCGCATCGTGGTCATCGACGGCGGGCGCGTGGTGGAGGATGGCACGCACACGGGGCTGATGGCGGCGGGCGGCCTGTACGCGCGCATGTACGCCCTGCAGGCGGACCGCTTCGCCCGGGCGGGGGAGGAGATGGCGGATGCGTGA
- a CDS encoding thioesterase domain-containing protein — MSWTRTGEPVPAGLPGELYIGGAGVARGYLGRPALSAEKFVPDPFAEPGSRMYRTGDSARWQADGDLMILGRTDNQVKVRGYRVEPGEVEAVLRRHPSVSGCLVAVREDRPGDRRLVAYVVAGADAGELRGHLRRALPEYMVPDAFVHLDALPRTRTGKVDPRTLPAPVYGGGDRRVDEPRNFVEAQLIPLWEELLGVRGVGPRESFFDLGGNSFLALRLFTRVNRLLECDLPVATLFAGATLRHMADAILEQKQSSADAPGSVVPLQPNGTLPPVFLVHSADRNVMGYVNLVRHLGPEQPVYGVRDTGEDLARPVARIAEEHVAAIRAVQPHGPYYLASWSFGGIVAFEMAVQLEQAGEEVAFTGLLDTTAPGLMNELGWERDADIVVSLAHDVAVRERRPFRLSAEELEEMELDEQVRVAVQALREQDAAPAEYDAERLGAACRMVQDRTRSYSAYRPGRLSGTLVLFRAEVRTGRQDGFLATRGAEEQHSLGWAPHAAAPVEVHPVPGHHAAITAEPHVRVLANRMRESLESARRRAGWDGPAAEPAGERVIPA; from the coding sequence ATGTCCTGGACGCGCACCGGCGAGCCGGTGCCGGCGGGGCTTCCCGGTGAGCTGTACATCGGCGGGGCGGGCGTTGCGCGCGGCTATCTGGGCCGGCCGGCGCTGTCGGCGGAAAAGTTCGTCCCCGACCCCTTCGCCGAGCCGGGGAGCCGCATGTACCGCACGGGCGACAGCGCCCGGTGGCAGGCGGACGGCGACCTGATGATCCTGGGCCGCACCGACAACCAGGTGAAGGTGCGCGGCTACCGGGTGGAACCGGGGGAGGTGGAGGCGGTGCTCCGCCGCCATCCCTCCGTGTCCGGATGCCTCGTGGCCGTCCGCGAGGACCGGCCCGGCGACCGGCGCTTGGTGGCCTACGTGGTGGCCGGGGCGGACGCGGGGGAGCTGCGGGGGCACCTGCGCCGCGCCCTTCCGGAGTACATGGTCCCCGACGCCTTCGTGCACCTGGACGCGCTGCCGCGCACGCGGACGGGAAAGGTGGATCCCCGCACCCTGCCGGCGCCCGTGTACGGGGGCGGGGACCGGCGGGTGGACGAGCCGCGCAACTTCGTGGAGGCGCAGCTGATCCCGCTCTGGGAGGAGCTGCTGGGCGTTCGCGGCGTGGGGCCCCGGGAAAGCTTCTTCGACCTGGGGGGCAACTCGTTCCTGGCGCTGCGCCTGTTCACCCGGGTGAACCGGCTGCTGGAGTGCGACCTCCCCGTGGCCACCCTCTTCGCCGGTGCCACCCTGCGCCACATGGCGGACGCCATCCTGGAGCAGAAGCAGTCCTCCGCGGATGCGCCGGGGTCGGTGGTGCCGCTGCAGCCCAACGGGACGCTGCCCCCCGTGTTCCTGGTCCACTCCGCGGACCGCAACGTGATGGGGTACGTGAACTTGGTGCGCCACCTGGGGCCGGAGCAGCCGGTGTACGGCGTGCGCGACACGGGCGAGGACCTGGCGCGCCCCGTGGCGCGGATCGCGGAGGAGCACGTGGCGGCCATCCGCGCCGTGCAGCCGCACGGGCCGTACTACCTGGCCAGTTGGTCGTTCGGCGGCATCGTCGCCTTTGAGATGGCCGTGCAGCTGGAGCAGGCGGGGGAGGAGGTGGCCTTTACCGGGCTGCTGGACACCACCGCCCCCGGGCTGATGAACGAACTCGGGTGGGAGCGCGACGCCGACATCGTCGTTTCGCTGGCGCACGACGTCGCCGTGCGGGAGCGGCGCCCGTTCCGCCTGTCCGCGGAGGAGCTGGAGGAGATGGAGCTGGACGAGCAGGTGCGTGTCGCCGTCCAGGCGCTGCGCGAGCAGGACGCCGCGCCGGCGGAGTACGACGCCGAGCGGCTGGGCGCGGCGTGCCGGATGGTTCAGGACCGCACGCGCAGCTACTCCGCGTACCGGCCCGGGCGCCTTTCCGGCACCCTGGTCCTGTTTCGCGCGGAGGTGCGGACCGGGCGGCAGGACGGCTTCCTGGCCACGCGCGGTGCGGAGGAGCAGCACTCGCTGGGGTGGGCGCCGCACGCCGCCGCCCCGGTGGAGGTGCACCCGGTCCCGGGCCACCACGCCGCCATCACCGCCGAGCCGCACGTGCGCGTGCTCGCCAACCGCATGCGCGAATCGCTGGAGTCCGCGCGGCGGCGCGCGGGATGGGACGGGCCCGCGGCGGAACCCGCCGGGGAGCGGGTGATCCCCGCATGA